A genomic region of Methyloceanibacter stevinii contains the following coding sequences:
- the livM gene encoding high-affinity branched-chain amino acid ABC transporter permease LivM — MSDSLLAAIIAFALFSLVLGLRTVDDATGLTLEPRPGLLLTVVAIVFFGRLALNLFVWQAEYPLTAPFAKLFNTEPFDRRDRMTLAVALVFGAGWLATGLIVGEPVYELLGTVVLLFVGLGLLRRFIVQRFPNLPYAQIFIAGGILFALFFPIVTYALESMFRIGLPLRYWFDLSILILTYVMLGWGLNIVVGLAGLLDLGYVAFYAVGAYTFALLATYFGLGFWICLPIAGAAAALWGIILGFPVLRLRGDYLAIVTLAFGEIVRMVLLNWTDVTGGPNGVAGIPKPTFFGLPFSPFAEGMTFNKFFGIPYDGLHALIFLYYLILVLAFATNLVTLRLRRLPVGRAWEAMREDEIACRSLGINTTVTKLSAFATGAMFGGLAGCFFATRQGFVSPESFTFIESAIILAIVVLGGMGSQLGVAIAAVVMVGGFEALRHTAGLQAVFGEEFDPALYRMLLFGIAMVGIMVWRPRGLVSSRAPTISLGNGETISGDLVSEGRG; from the coding sequence CTGAGCGATTCTCTGCTCGCCGCGATTATCGCCTTCGCCCTGTTCTCGCTGGTGCTGGGCCTGCGCACGGTGGACGACGCCACCGGCCTCACCCTGGAGCCGCGGCCGGGCCTGTTGCTGACGGTTGTCGCAATCGTGTTCTTCGGCCGTCTGGCGTTGAACCTCTTCGTTTGGCAGGCCGAGTATCCGCTCACCGCGCCTTTCGCGAAGCTCTTCAACACCGAACCGTTCGACAGGCGCGATCGGATGACGCTCGCCGTGGCGCTCGTCTTCGGCGCCGGTTGGCTCGCGACGGGCCTCATCGTCGGCGAACCCGTCTACGAACTCCTTGGGACCGTCGTCCTCCTTTTCGTCGGGCTCGGCCTGTTGCGGCGCTTCATTGTCCAGCGCTTCCCAAATCTGCCTTACGCGCAGATCTTCATCGCAGGCGGTATCCTCTTCGCCCTGTTCTTTCCGATCGTGACCTACGCGCTCGAGTCGATGTTCCGGATCGGTCTGCCGCTGCGTTATTGGTTCGACCTGTCCATCCTCATCCTGACCTACGTGATGCTCGGCTGGGGGCTGAACATCGTTGTGGGGCTCGCGGGGCTGCTCGACCTCGGTTACGTGGCGTTCTACGCGGTGGGCGCCTACACGTTCGCGCTGCTCGCAACGTATTTCGGTCTCGGGTTCTGGATCTGTCTGCCGATTGCGGGAGCTGCGGCGGCGCTCTGGGGCATCATTCTCGGCTTTCCCGTCTTGCGCCTGCGCGGCGACTATCTCGCCATCGTCACGCTGGCCTTCGGCGAGATCGTCCGTATGGTTCTTCTCAACTGGACGGACGTAACGGGCGGGCCGAACGGTGTTGCCGGCATTCCGAAGCCGACCTTCTTCGGCTTGCCATTCTCGCCCTTCGCCGAGGGCATGACCTTCAACAAGTTCTTCGGCATTCCCTATGACGGTCTGCACGCCCTCATCTTTCTCTACTATCTCATTCTGGTTCTGGCGTTCGCGACGAACCTCGTGACCTTGCGCCTGCGGCGTCTGCCCGTCGGGCGCGCCTGGGAGGCCATGCGCGAGGACGAGATCGCCTGCCGCTCGCTCGGCATCAACACAACCGTGACTAAGCTCAGCGCGTTTGCCACCGGCGCCATGTTCGGCGGGCTGGCGGGCTGCTTCTTCGCCACGCGCCAAGGTTTCGTCAGTCCAGAGAGTTTCACCTTCATCGAGTCGGCGATCATCCTCGCGATCGTTGTTCTCGGCGGGATGGGCAGCCAGCTCGGCGTCGCCATCGCGGCCGTCGTGATGGTCGGCGGGTTTGAAGCCTTGCGCCATACCGCCGGGCTCCAGGCGGTCTTCGGCGAGGAGTTCGACCCGGCTCTGTACCGCATGCTTCTGTTCGGCATCGCCATGGTGGGCATCATGGTGTGGCGGCCGCGCGGCCTGGTCTCGTCGCGTGCGCCAACGATCTCTCTCGGCAACGGAGAAACCATCTCTGGCGATCTTGTCAGCGAGGGGCGCGGATGA
- a CDS encoding ABC transporter ATP-binding protein, with protein sequence MSGDARPWDENPLLHVERLTMRFGGLTAVDDVSFSVGGADITALIGPNGAGKTTVFNCITGFYKPTEGMLTLSANDGTPFYLERLSDYEINADARVARTFQNIRLFPGMTVLENLMVAQHNELSRASGYSFGAILGLGQFGRAQQEAIDLAKSWLDRIGLLSRADEAAAGLPYGDQRRLEIARAMCTRPRLLCLDEPAAGLNARESEALNTLLQSIREEDGTAIFLIEHDMSVVMRISDHVIVLDYGKKIADGTPNEVRNDPHVIGAYLGVSDEDAAAMEAGP encoded by the coding sequence ATGAGCGGTGACGCCAGACCCTGGGATGAGAATCCCCTCCTCCATGTGGAGCGCCTGACCATGCGGTTCGGCGGCCTCACCGCCGTGGACGACGTCTCGTTCTCCGTAGGCGGCGCGGACATCACAGCCCTGATCGGTCCGAATGGCGCCGGCAAGACGACGGTCTTCAACTGCATCACCGGGTTCTACAAACCGACCGAAGGCATGCTCACGCTCAGCGCCAACGACGGAACGCCCTTCTATCTTGAGCGTCTCTCCGATTACGAGATCAACGCCGACGCCCGCGTGGCGCGGACGTTTCAGAACATCCGCCTGTTTCCCGGCATGACGGTTCTCGAAAATCTCATGGTCGCGCAGCACAACGAGTTGTCGCGCGCGTCCGGTTATTCCTTCGGGGCCATCCTCGGCCTTGGCCAGTTCGGGCGCGCTCAACAGGAGGCGATCGATCTCGCCAAGTCCTGGCTCGACCGGATAGGACTTTTGTCTCGCGCGGACGAGGCGGCAGCCGGGCTTCCGTACGGCGATCAGCGGCGTCTCGAGATCGCACGGGCCATGTGTACGCGGCCCCGGCTGTTGTGCCTGGACGAACCGGCGGCAGGCCTCAATGCCCGGGAGAGTGAGGCGCTCAACACGCTGCTGCAATCGATCCGCGAGGAGGACGGCACGGCGATCTTCCTCATCGAGCACGACATGAGCGTCGTCATGCGCATCTCGGATCATGTCATCGTGCTCGACTACGGCAAGAAGATCGCCGACGGCACGCCGAACGAGGTGCGCAACGATCCCCATGTAATCGGGGCGTATCTCGGCGTTTCCGACGAGGACGCTGCCGCGATGGAGGCTGGGCCATGA
- a CDS encoding ABC transporter ATP-binding protein has product MPVLHDVSIQVRPGEIVSLIGANGAGKSTTMMTICGRPRASHGRVVFDGEDITHRPTHEIARLGICQSPEGRRIFGRMTVMENLQMGAIIANAPDARDACRARLRAFPRLKDRASQRGGTLSGGEQQMLAIARALMGRPKLLLLDEPSLGLAPLVVKQIFEAIKELNTDGLTVFLVEQNAYHALKLADRGYVMVNGRITMTGTGDELLASEDVRNAYLEGATAPAKEPTAS; this is encoded by the coding sequence CTGCCCGTCTTGCACGATGTCAGCATCCAAGTCCGCCCCGGCGAGATCGTCTCTTTGATCGGCGCCAACGGCGCGGGCAAGTCCACCACCATGATGACGATTTGCGGGCGACCGCGCGCATCCCACGGCCGCGTGGTCTTCGACGGTGAGGACATTACTCACCGTCCCACCCATGAGATCGCCCGGCTCGGCATTTGCCAATCGCCCGAGGGCCGGCGGATCTTCGGTCGCATGACCGTGATGGAAAATCTGCAAATGGGCGCCATCATCGCCAACGCGCCCGACGCTCGAGACGCATGTCGCGCGCGTCTTCGAGCTTTCCCCCGGCTAAAGGACCGGGCCAGTCAGCGCGGCGGGACGCTGTCGGGTGGCGAGCAGCAAATGCTCGCCATCGCGCGCGCGCTGATGGGGCGCCCCAAGCTGCTTCTGCTCGACGAGCCCTCGCTGGGACTCGCACCGCTCGTGGTGAAGCAGATCTTCGAAGCCATTAAAGAGCTGAACACGGACGGCCTGACCGTGTTCCTGGTCGAACAGAACGCCTATCACGCGCTCAAGCTAGCGGACCGCGGCTACGTGATGGTCAATGGACGCATCACCATGACGGGCACGGGCGATGAATTGCTGGCCTCCGAGGATGTGCGCAACGCGTATCTCGAGGGTGCCACCGCACCGGCCAAGGAGCCGACCGCATCGTG